The following proteins are co-located in the Silene latifolia isolate original U9 population chromosome 1, ASM4854445v1, whole genome shotgun sequence genome:
- the LOC141651735 gene encoding uncharacterized protein LOC141651735, which yields MNFGFWNVRGMNKEVKQRVVNTFLHTNNVGLFGLLETKVKFNNVHRIVNNIFSDWSVSTNNSKHPGGRVWVIWKPHMFEVHFIKYDAQFIHLHVTNKFNHMKFFYTIIYAFNRIGERESLWLNLRNLAQQIHGPWAIGGDFNCVVQANERLGGMVSNAEAEPFSDCLQDCGLLDIVASGSFYTWNNKQPYDTRVYSMLDRFFVNQEWVDAFPHYMANFLPEGHFDHTPCLVSEGDKGGRQNRPFKYFDMWSSAPGFQECVTKAWSTRVLGTNMYKVVRKLKMLKPGLKLINRSHFSDIENSADIAFLKLTHIQKQLIVIRGRDLSSKNMMLIRSLFPYKQLNWSISNKKLKHIGLKMGTLTLLTSMVS from the coding sequence ATGAATTTTGGATTCTGGAATGTAAGAGGGATGAATAAGGAAGTGAAGCAAAGAGTTGTGAATACGTTTCTTCATACAAATAATGTGGGTCTCTTTGGTTTGTTAGAAACTAAAGTGAAATTCAATAATGTTCATAGAATAGTGAATAATATTTTCTCAGACTGGAGTGTTTCTACCAATAATTCTAAGCATCCTGGTGGTAGGGTCTGGGTGATTTGGAAGCCTCATATGTTTGAGGTTCATTTTATTAAGTATGATGCTCAGTTCATTCATTTACATGTGACTAATAAATTTAATCATATGAAATTTTTTTATACCATCATTTATGCCTTTAATAGAATTGGTGAGAGGGAATCCCTTTGGCTTAATCTCAGAAATCTAGCTCAGCAGATTCATGGTCCTTGGGCTATAGGGGGTGATTTTAATTGTGTGGTACAAGCTAATGAAAGACTTGGAGGGATGGTTTCAAATGCCGAGGCTGAGCCTTTTTCTGATTGTTTGCAAGATTGTGGACTACTGGATATTGTTGCTTCAGGCTCATTCTATACTTGGAATAATAAACAACCTTATGACACAAGGGTCTATAGTATGTTAGATAGATTCTTTGTCAACCAAGAGTGGGTGGATGCCTTTCCTCATTATATGGCTAACTTCTTACCAGAAGGACATTTTGATCATACCCCTTGTTTGGTAAGTGAAGGAGATAAAGGTGGGAGGCAGAATAGACCTTTTAAGTATTTCGATATGTGGAGCTCTGCACCTGGCTTTCAGGAGTGTGTAACTAAAGCATGGAGTACAAGGGTTCTTGGTACCAATATGTACAAAGTGGTTAGGAAACTGAAGATGCTTAAACCTGGCCTTAAATTGATTAACAGATCTCACTTTTCTGATATTGAAAACAGTGCTGATATTGCTTTTCTCAAATTGACTCATATCCAGAAGCAACTCATTGTGATCCGGGGGAGGGACTTATCAAGCAAGAACATGATGCTCATCAGATCTCTATTTCCCTACAAGCAGCTAAATTGGAGTATCTCAAACAAAAAGCTAAAGCACATTGGATTAAAGATGGGGACTCTAACTCTGCTTACTTCCATGGTGTCATAA